The Aggregatilinea lenta genome includes a region encoding these proteins:
- a CDS encoding tyrosine-type recombinase/integrase, with amino-acid sequence MSFLLQPVDPRDNRLPALPPDATFDFAAVLAGRASSPHTQRAYARWVDRYLEDVGGLDGTTGPERMHRMRTLPLAALLPGMSPSALRAWLGWLAEEGQGKQGLTQARAAIVTLAQLLSEAGWIDDYTSAAMGNVRAPAAEDGQRPGRWLSVDQLRQLMAAAEAIANTDAQRIRNRVVISMLCTMALRREELADARWSDLSTQNGRPVMLVHGKGSKAVYVDVPGVVMEALQRWVLYVSPRKGSPLVRRIWRGGHVADYGVSTDALWRIVNAAAAEAGLGLVSPHDLRRSVAGALQVSGVPIDTISRLLRHSNVAVTERYLSKLPQHNEGAMLMADLLGLD; translated from the coding sequence ATGAGTTTTCTCCTTCAGCCGGTCGATCCGCGTGACAACCGCTTGCCCGCGCTGCCGCCGGACGCGACGTTCGACTTCGCGGCGGTGCTGGCCGGGCGCGCCAGCAGCCCGCACACGCAGCGCGCCTACGCACGATGGGTGGACCGCTACCTGGAAGACGTCGGCGGGCTGGATGGCACGACCGGCCCGGAACGCATGCACCGCATGCGGACGCTGCCGCTGGCCGCGCTGCTGCCCGGCATGTCCCCATCCGCGCTGCGGGCATGGCTCGGTTGGCTGGCGGAGGAGGGGCAGGGCAAGCAGGGTTTGACCCAGGCGCGCGCGGCGATCGTCACGCTGGCGCAATTGCTATCCGAGGCAGGCTGGATCGACGACTACACCAGCGCGGCGATGGGCAACGTGCGCGCGCCTGCCGCCGAAGATGGTCAGCGGCCCGGACGGTGGCTCTCGGTCGATCAATTGCGGCAGCTCATGGCCGCGGCGGAAGCGATCGCCAACACCGACGCGCAGCGTATCCGCAACCGGGTGGTGATCTCGATGCTGTGCACGATGGCGTTGCGCCGCGAGGAGCTGGCCGACGCGCGTTGGTCTGATCTCAGCACGCAGAATGGCCGTCCGGTGATGCTGGTGCATGGCAAGGGCAGCAAGGCCGTTTACGTGGACGTGCCGGGCGTGGTGATGGAGGCGCTTCAGCGCTGGGTGCTGTATGTCTCTCCGAGGAAGGGCAGCCCGCTGGTGCGGCGGATCTGGCGCGGCGGCCACGTTGCGGACTACGGCGTGTCCACGGACGCGCTGTGGCGGATCGTCAACGCGGCGGCGGCGGAAGCCGGGCTGGGGCTGGTGTCCCCGCACGACCTGCGGCGCAGCGTGGCGGGCGCGCTCCAGGTGAGCGGCGTGCCGATCGACACGATCAGCCGCCTGCTGCGCCACTCGAACGTGGCCGTCACGGAGCGTTACCTGAGCAAACTGCCGCAGCATAACGAAGGGGCGATGCTCATGGCCGATCTGCTGGGCCTCGATTGA
- a CDS encoding ArnT family glycosyltransferase, with translation MPLGREQNLDELSRASWTAGRRTRLWIALAILLVAAGARLWAFGDVPPGLQHDEIFKAEEGRRLAEYGDFRLFYPSNQGHEGLYIWLLSGSYRLFGASLMMIKFPAFACGMLTVALLYRVLSELYGGVVGATASGLAAISFWAIFTSRVGLRAVTLPLVVLLVVWGVYHLIRPSRRPDQPHGRRWALAVGTGLALGLAIYTYTSSVVVYIAYALFVVGLTIVDRAALRRRLPELALVAFLGTVLALPMVTIRITDPQGLNRAQTINRPWEEFKQGRPEELLDNARGLAGMLAFTGDPEWRYNVAGRALFVLPVGLLGYLGLGVAARRARRQAASLLLVLLAGIGLIPSLVTVSAPSFLRSVVMLPSVMAFVALGTEQVGRWTGHRRAARWVVAVGAVVIGITAAADLPAYFHTWPRSDAVQAIYRGDLARLAADLRARDETTVFVSTPNRELDPLLYNYSNPPDDTQVVFFDAYATVVLRDQPVMLYVSPLSPLSPPHADWLTEANGTVYEGQLLRKDGDVAFDLYRLSAQGDALAARLAQVSALPVYLPGADEIPSLDLAAWAEAAAYPVNFGDVVQLAGIEIPREQVSGQNDGVNLQLYLQPLVSRLDQSLNVFVHLLAPDGRIVAQRDLLGVSPLHWQAGMTILQDNYVPFWTPVPAGQYVLSMGVYNWRTGERLPVLGPDGSVRGDHVLLGTVEVVAAAQD, from the coding sequence GTGCCGCTTGGCAGAGAGCAAAACCTGGACGAACTGAGCCGCGCGTCGTGGACGGCAGGACGACGCACGCGCCTGTGGATCGCGCTGGCGATCCTGCTGGTCGCCGCCGGTGCGCGGTTGTGGGCGTTTGGAGACGTGCCGCCGGGCCTCCAGCACGACGAGATCTTCAAAGCTGAAGAGGGTCGCCGCCTTGCGGAATACGGCGACTTCCGGCTGTTTTACCCCAGCAATCAGGGCCACGAAGGGCTGTACATCTGGCTGCTGTCCGGCTCCTACCGCCTCTTTGGCGCCTCCCTCATGATGATCAAGTTCCCCGCGTTTGCGTGCGGCATGCTCACCGTGGCGCTGCTGTATCGCGTGCTGTCGGAGTTGTACGGCGGGGTGGTAGGCGCGACCGCGTCCGGGTTGGCGGCGATCTCGTTCTGGGCGATCTTCACCAGCCGGGTGGGGTTGCGCGCGGTGACGCTGCCGCTGGTCGTGCTGCTGGTCGTGTGGGGCGTGTACCACTTGATACGACCGTCGCGGCGGCCCGATCAGCCGCATGGGCGGCGGTGGGCGTTGGCGGTGGGAACCGGGCTGGCGCTGGGGCTGGCGATCTACACTTATACGTCGTCGGTCGTGGTCTACATCGCGTACGCGCTGTTCGTCGTTGGACTGACCATCGTCGATCGGGCTGCGCTGCGACGCCGTTTGCCGGAACTGGCACTGGTTGCGTTCCTCGGCACGGTGCTGGCCCTGCCGATGGTCACCATCCGCATCACCGATCCGCAGGGGCTGAACCGCGCGCAGACGATCAACCGGCCCTGGGAGGAGTTCAAGCAGGGTCGCCCCGAGGAGCTGCTCGACAATGCGCGCGGGTTGGCGGGTATGCTGGCCTTCACGGGCGACCCGGAATGGCGTTACAACGTCGCGGGGCGCGCGTTGTTCGTGCTGCCGGTCGGGCTGTTGGGCTACCTGGGCCTGGGCGTCGCCGCGCGGCGCGCCCGGCGGCAGGCGGCGAGCCTGCTGCTGGTGCTGCTGGCAGGAATCGGGCTGATCCCCAGTCTCGTGACGGTGTCCGCCCCGTCGTTTTTGCGGTCGGTGGTGATGTTGCCCAGCGTGATGGCCTTCGTCGCGCTGGGAACGGAGCAGGTGGGGCGGTGGACCGGACACAGGCGCGCGGCGCGCTGGGTCGTGGCGGTCGGAGCCGTCGTGATCGGGATCACCGCCGCCGCCGATCTGCCCGCCTATTTCCACACGTGGCCGCGCAGCGACGCTGTGCAGGCCATCTACCGGGGCGATCTGGCACGACTGGCGGCTGATCTGCGGGCGCGCGACGAGACGACCGTGTTCGTGTCCACGCCAAACCGCGAGCTGGATCCTCTGTTGTACAACTACTCGAATCCGCCCGACGACACACAGGTCGTGTTCTTCGACGCGTACGCGACGGTCGTGCTCCGCGACCAGCCGGTGATGCTGTATGTCTCGCCGCTGTCGCCCCTCTCGCCGCCGCACGCCGATTGGCTGACCGAAGCGAACGGCACGGTCTATGAAGGGCAGCTGCTGCGCAAGGATGGCGACGTGGCCTTCGACCTCTACCGCCTCAGCGCGCAGGGCGACGCGCTGGCGGCACGGCTGGCGCAAGTGAGTGCACTCCCGGTTTACCTGCCGGGCGCGGATGAGATCCCCTCGCTCGATCTGGCGGCGTGGGCCGAAGCCGCCGCTTACCCGGTGAATTTTGGAGATGTCGTGCAGTTGGCCGGAATCGAGATTCCGCGCGAGCAGGTATCGGGCCAGAACGACGGCGTGAACCTCCAGCTCTATCTCCAGCCATTGGTATCGCGCCTGGACCAGTCCTTGAATGTGTTCGTGCACCTGCTCGCGCCGGATGGCCGCATCGTCGCGCAGCGCGACCTGCTGGGCGTCTCGCCGCTGCACTGGCAGGCGGGCATGACGATTCTGCAGGACAACTACGTGCCGTTCTGGACGCCGGTTCCTGCCGGGCAGTACGTGCTGAGCATGGGCGTTTACAACTGGCGCACCGGGGAGCGGCTGCCTGTGCTTGGGCCGGACGGCAGCGTTCGGGGCGACCACGTGTTGCTGGGCACGGTCGAGGTCGTGGCTGCTGCCCAGGACTGA
- a CDS encoding toll/interleukin-1 receptor domain-containing protein, with product MSHAVISYSREDSGYAHLLARTLEDMGFAVWIDDKIDYGTKWADVIEQNIDDCGAFILIMSPHAHESSWVRRELALAQTKNKPLFPLLLAGKIWPAVEDIQLADIQDGQLPPAKFYSALAKYVTQITTHHVKSVHLRKYMFRQSTYIDPTYKPLIDAIRARRQTSAPLCVGVCIRSYPDLEAITRRLLMVTPNIAFWETADQDEDLKLYVVDTNLISYGYEGFGSYEAVYGGMAYFTADNGALRDWLRATGGLAAQGIVTFQPLAGEFNFSDWDADPVDGGQLPYESIQEHVDWTECPPRDTWHRAIHPNDALILDYPEFKPLMELALPVVEGVSLDTLGGWSSVRDAAQFLAMRIDALRACFARDDFAGQRVAIQEEITARIAQLRGDLDAVWPTAGLRSNWKLAIYGIVKTGNTVQFRGYSGDLLAATPAYARYLIEKLPLKQDETYFLWAIR from the coding sequence ATGTCGCATGCAGTCATCAGCTACAGCCGCGAGGATAGTGGCTATGCGCACCTGCTGGCCAGAACGCTGGAGGATATGGGCTTTGCCGTCTGGATAGACGACAAGATTGACTATGGAACGAAGTGGGCAGACGTTATCGAGCAAAATATCGACGACTGCGGTGCATTCATCCTGATCATGTCGCCCCACGCACACGAGTCATCCTGGGTCAGGCGCGAGCTTGCGCTTGCCCAGACTAAAAACAAGCCGCTTTTCCCCCTCCTGTTGGCGGGCAAGATCTGGCCCGCCGTCGAAGACATCCAACTCGCCGACATACAGGACGGGCAGTTGCCCCCGGCGAAGTTCTACAGTGCTCTGGCCAAATACGTCACCCAGATCACAACGCACCACGTCAAATCGGTTCACCTGCGCAAATATATGTTCCGTCAATCTACGTATATCGACCCCACATACAAGCCGTTGATCGACGCGATCCGTGCGCGCAGGCAGACATCAGCGCCGCTGTGCGTTGGGGTGTGTATCCGCTCGTATCCCGATCTGGAGGCGATCACCCGGCGGCTGCTCATGGTGACGCCTAACATCGCGTTCTGGGAAACAGCCGATCAAGACGAAGATCTGAAGCTGTATGTCGTCGATACCAATTTGATCAGTTATGGCTACGAGGGCTTCGGCTCGTACGAAGCCGTCTACGGAGGAATGGCCTACTTCACAGCGGACAACGGCGCGCTGCGCGACTGGCTCCGGGCCACCGGCGGGCTAGCGGCGCAAGGGATCGTTACGTTCCAACCTCTGGCCGGTGAGTTTAACTTCTCGGACTGGGACGCTGATCCGGTTGACGGCGGGCAACTACCTTACGAGTCGATACAGGAACACGTGGATTGGACGGAGTGCCCCCCGCGCGACACCTGGCACCGCGCCATACATCCCAACGACGCCCTCATCCTGGACTATCCCGAATTCAAGCCGCTAATGGAGTTGGCGCTGCCCGTCGTTGAAGGCGTTTCGCTGGACACACTGGGCGGCTGGTCATCCGTCCGAGACGCCGCGCAATTCCTGGCGATGCGAATCGATGCGCTGCGCGCCTGCTTTGCCCGCGACGACTTTGCGGGCCAACGGGTAGCCATCCAGGAGGAAATCACGGCACGGATCGCCCAACTTCGGGGCGATCTCGACGCCGTATGGCCTACCGCCGGTCTCCGGTCCAATTGGAAACTGGCGATCTATGGCATCGTCAAGACGGGCAATACCGTTCAGTTCCGGGGCTATTCCGGGGACTTGCTGGCAGCGACTCCCGCATACGCCAGGTACCTCATCGAAAAGCTGCCGCTGAAGCAGGATGAAACCTACTTTTTGTGGGCCATCCGGTAA
- the xylB gene encoding xylulokinase gives MQTSPQHIDITLGIDVGTQSAKCVVLDANGQLRGVGQYGYPVLTPRPGWAEQDPDAWWAAVAGAVRDALRQAGIAPVHVQGIGLTGQMHGGVLVGATLKPLRPAIIWMDRRSANLCADIQARVSPEQIAEIAGNRLSPGFMGATLAWIAQAEPDTLAQTRAVLQPKDYLTLCLTGEIVSEPSDASATWLFDIRQRDWSDVLAGACGVSSEVLPPVSESASVVGRLRPDAAEQLGLRPGIPVVAGAADQAALLVGAGVAEPGRGVITLGTGGQMTIISSRPQIDPGLRLNTFCHAMPGRWYTMGAILNGGIALRWWRNTLNRDGSLPYDTLTAEAAAIPAGAEGLTFLPYLEGERTPHMDPHATGAFHGLTLRHTPAHMTRAVLEGVAFAFRDCLDTLRAAGPVPDHFLIGGGGSKSTLWRQIIANALGVGLQTVTGSEHTALGAAMLAGVGSKVFYDLDQAIALAVRYGPGEEPDLTAADTYAERLARYRALYPALRAVE, from the coding sequence ATGCAAACCAGCCCGCAGCATATCGACATCACGCTAGGCATCGACGTCGGCACGCAGAGCGCCAAGTGCGTCGTGCTCGACGCGAACGGCCAGCTTCGCGGCGTTGGGCAGTACGGCTACCCGGTGCTGACACCGCGTCCCGGTTGGGCGGAGCAAGATCCCGACGCGTGGTGGGCGGCGGTGGCCGGAGCCGTGCGCGATGCGCTGCGTCAGGCAGGCATTGCCCCGGTACACGTCCAGGGCATCGGTCTCACCGGGCAGATGCACGGCGGGGTGCTGGTGGGCGCGACTCTGAAACCGCTGCGTCCCGCGATCATCTGGATGGATCGGCGCAGCGCCAACCTGTGCGCTGACATCCAGGCGCGCGTCTCGCCGGAGCAAATCGCGGAGATCGCGGGCAACCGCCTCTCGCCGGGCTTCATGGGGGCCACGCTCGCATGGATCGCGCAGGCCGAGCCGGACACACTGGCGCAGACGCGGGCCGTGCTCCAACCCAAAGACTACCTGACGCTGTGCCTGACGGGCGAGATCGTCAGCGAGCCGAGCGACGCCTCGGCGACGTGGTTATTCGACATCCGGCAGCGGGACTGGTCGGACGTGCTGGCGGGAGCCTGCGGCGTGTCGTCGGAGGTGCTGCCGCCGGTCTCCGAATCGGCGAGCGTAGTCGGCAGGCTGCGGCCCGACGCCGCCGAGCAACTCGGCCTGCGGCCCGGCATTCCGGTCGTCGCGGGCGCGGCAGACCAGGCGGCGCTGCTGGTCGGCGCGGGCGTCGCAGAGCCGGGTCGCGGCGTGATCACGCTCGGCACGGGTGGCCAGATGACGATCATCTCCAGCCGCCCCCAGATCGACCCCGGCCTGCGGCTGAACACGTTCTGCCACGCGATGCCGGGCCGCTGGTACACGATGGGCGCCATCCTTAACGGCGGGATCGCCCTGCGCTGGTGGCGCAACACGCTCAACCGGGACGGATCGCTTCCCTACGACACCCTGACCGCCGAAGCGGCTGCGATTCCGGCGGGTGCGGAAGGGCTGACGTTTCTGCCCTACCTGGAGGGCGAGCGCACGCCGCACATGGATCCGCACGCGACCGGCGCGTTCCACGGTCTGACGCTGCGTCACACGCCCGCGCATATGACGCGCGCCGTGCTCGAAGGCGTAGCCTTTGCCTTCCGCGACTGCCTGGACACGCTGCGCGCCGCCGGGCCGGTCCCGGATCACTTCCTGATCGGCGGGGGCGGCTCCAAGAGTACGTTGTGGCGGCAGATCATCGCGAATGCGTTAGGTGTTGGGCTGCAAACGGTCACGGGATCGGAGCACACCGCGCTCGGCGCAGCGATGCTGGCGGGGGTCGGGTCGAAGGTTTTTTACGATCTGGACCAGGCGATCGCGCTGGCCGTGCGCTATGGCCCCGGCGAGGAGCCGGACCTGACAGCCGCCGACACCTACGCCGAGAGGTTGGCGCGGTACCGGGCACTGTATCCGGCGCTGCGGGCGGTCGAGTAA
- a CDS encoding YihY/virulence factor BrkB family protein yields MNVREIWRLIKQTIKEWQEDKASRYAAALAYYTVFSLGPLLLIVIVLVGAVWGQDAARGQVYQQLRDTAGEDTARAIQDLIQNLNESQSSGLAAVIGIVGLVVGATSIITQLQDSLNSIWGVELQSEGGIVGMIKGRGMAFLLIIGLGGLLLLSLVSDTVLNGLAGEISDLLPSAAYLVLLQVLNIVVFLGLLALAFAMVYKVLPAVDLSWSDVGVGALVTAVLFVIGRYAISLYLARSSTTSAYGAAGSFILILVWVYYSAQIFFVGAEFTQVYARRHGKLIRPSENAQPAANNPANAAGKPGSGAQEQGAQEKKEGRKPTSRKSLTQVAVTAVLAFVVGAVAGFFGDKDSAEIDA; encoded by the coding sequence ATGAATGTGCGTGAAATATGGAGACTGATTAAGCAAACGATCAAGGAATGGCAGGAAGACAAGGCGTCGCGCTACGCGGCAGCACTGGCCTACTACACGGTGTTTTCGCTGGGACCCCTGCTGCTGATCGTGATCGTGCTCGTGGGCGCGGTGTGGGGTCAGGATGCCGCGCGCGGGCAGGTTTACCAGCAACTACGGGACACCGCCGGAGAGGACACCGCGCGCGCGATCCAGGATCTCATTCAGAACCTGAATGAGTCCCAGTCGAGCGGGCTTGCTGCCGTCATCGGCATTGTCGGTTTGGTCGTCGGCGCGACGAGCATTATCACCCAATTGCAGGATTCGCTGAACTCGATATGGGGCGTTGAGCTGCAATCGGAGGGCGGGATCGTCGGCATGATCAAAGGACGCGGCATGGCCTTTTTACTGATCATCGGGTTAGGCGGGCTGCTGTTGTTATCGCTGGTCTCGGACACGGTGCTGAACGGCCTGGCCGGTGAAATCAGCGATTTGCTGCCCAGCGCTGCTTATCTGGTGCTGCTCCAGGTGCTCAATATAGTCGTGTTCCTGGGGCTGTTGGCGCTGGCGTTTGCGATGGTCTATAAGGTGCTGCCTGCGGTCGATCTGTCGTGGTCGGACGTGGGCGTGGGCGCGTTGGTGACGGCAGTGCTGTTCGTGATCGGACGCTACGCGATCAGCCTCTACCTCGCGCGCAGCAGTACGACCTCGGCCTATGGGGCGGCGGGATCGTTCATCCTGATCCTGGTGTGGGTCTACTACTCCGCGCAGATTTTCTTCGTGGGCGCGGAGTTCACGCAGGTCTATGCGCGGCGGCACGGCAAGCTGATCCGGCCCTCCGAAAACGCACAGCCGGCGGCGAACAACCCGGCGAACGCGGCAGGCAAGCCGGGGTCCGGCGCGCAGGAACAAGGCGCGCAGGAGAAAAAAGAAGGAAGGAAGCCCACGTCGCGCAAGAGTCTGACGCAGGTGGCCGTGACAGCCGTGTTGGCGTTCGTCGTGGGGGCAGTCGCGGGCTTTTTCGGAGACAAGGATTCCGCCGAGATCGATGCGTAA
- a CDS encoding DUF2231 domain-containing protein — translation MTRTAVSIQDELDRAMKKIPLLSTAANGVKSTLHGLVMAGGQPVRRVADVLHGTWLGHPLHPVLTDITIGAWTLAPLFDLLGLMGRSKGARETGDRLVALGTASAAATAVTGWADFSTIPNPAARTGLVHGVLNVCALVLNVLSMGARRKGNHVGGTLTSMFALSVATLSAYLGGDLVFRHKVGVNHAPAHRGKPEDWTRVLPEGELIEHTPIRIEVEDVPVLLYRYGGMVYALGATCSHAGGPLEQGMFDGTCVECPWHQSVFDLRDGAVVHGPATYQQPTYQTRIEDGQIELRAVPAG, via the coding sequence ATGACGCGCACAGCAGTGTCGATTCAAGACGAACTTGATCGAGCCATGAAGAAAATTCCATTGTTGTCGACGGCGGCAAACGGCGTCAAAAGCACGCTGCATGGCCTCGTGATGGCGGGTGGGCAGCCGGTGCGCCGGGTCGCGGACGTGCTGCACGGCACGTGGCTGGGCCACCCGCTGCATCCCGTGCTGACGGACATCACGATCGGGGCCTGGACGCTCGCGCCGCTGTTTGATCTGTTGGGGTTAATGGGGCGTTCGAAGGGAGCGCGCGAAACCGGCGACCGGCTGGTAGCACTGGGCACCGCCTCCGCGGCGGCGACTGCCGTGACCGGCTGGGCCGATTTTTCGACGATCCCTAACCCGGCGGCGCGGACGGGACTGGTGCACGGCGTGCTGAATGTGTGCGCACTCGTGCTGAACGTGCTCTCGATGGGCGCGCGGCGTAAGGGCAACCACGTCGGCGGGACGCTCACGTCGATGTTCGCGCTGAGCGTCGCCACGCTGTCAGCCTATCTTGGTGGCGATCTCGTCTTTCGCCACAAGGTCGGCGTGAACCATGCCCCAGCGCATCGCGGCAAGCCTGAAGACTGGACGCGGGTGCTGCCTGAAGGTGAGCTGATCGAACACACGCCCATACGCATCGAGGTCGAAGATGTGCCGGTGCTGCTGTACCGCTACGGCGGCATGGTGTATGCCCTTGGTGCGACGTGCAGTCATGCCGGTGGGCCGCTGGAGCAGGGCATGTTCGATGGCACATGCGTGGAGTGCCCATGGCACCAGTCGGTGTTCGATTTGCGCGACGGCGCGGTGGTGCACGGCCCGGCGACGTACCAGCAGCCGACCTACCAGACGCGCATTGAGGATGGGCAGATCGAGCTGCGGGCGGTGCCTGCGGGCTGA
- a CDS encoding alpha/beta fold hydrolase: protein MAKQETRSAAEGVAALLSPVVGLALGWIGYSAFGINHHQPLPSAIDAERAAFVDRHGRLQTYYVERQGSGRPLLLVHSINAAASAYEMRPLFEFYRERRPVYALDLPGFGYSDRADRHYSPDLYAHAILDTVEQIGNPVDVVALSLGCEFAARAALIAPERINSLAMISPTGLQATPREGQGNSRALSLLAFPLWSQAFFDAIATRVSIRYFLGQSLVGPVDEGMIDYAYQTAHQPGARFAPLAFLAGMLFTPDMASLYERLTVPVLALYDEDAFTSFERLPDLLRDSSHWQARRITPSRGLPQFERLADTVHALNQFWSAQPPL from the coding sequence ATGGCGAAGCAAGAGACACGCAGCGCAGCAGAAGGGGTCGCTGCGCTCCTATCGCCGGTGGTTGGGCTGGCGCTGGGCTGGATCGGGTACAGCGCGTTTGGCATCAACCACCACCAGCCGTTGCCGTCTGCCATTGACGCGGAACGTGCCGCTTTCGTCGACCGGCACGGGCGGCTGCAAACCTATTACGTCGAGCGCCAGGGGAGTGGGCGTCCGTTGCTGCTGGTGCACAGCATCAACGCTGCCGCCTCGGCGTACGAGATGCGCCCCCTGTTCGAGTTCTACCGGGAGCGGCGGCCTGTCTACGCGCTCGATTTGCCCGGCTTCGGGTATTCGGATCGCGCCGATCGACACTATTCGCCCGACTTGTACGCGCATGCGATCCTCGACACGGTGGAACAGATCGGCAATCCGGTCGACGTGGTGGCGCTGTCGCTCGGCTGCGAATTCGCGGCGCGGGCTGCGCTCATCGCGCCGGAGCGGATCAACAGTCTGGCTATGATCTCGCCGACGGGGTTGCAAGCGACGCCGCGCGAAGGGCAGGGTAACTCGCGCGCGCTGTCGCTGCTGGCGTTCCCGCTGTGGAGCCAGGCGTTTTTTGACGCGATCGCGACCCGTGTGAGCATTCGCTATTTCCTGGGCCAGAGCTTAGTGGGACCGGTGGACGAAGGCATGATCGATTATGCTTACCAGACCGCGCACCAGCCCGGCGCACGCTTCGCGCCGCTGGCTTTCCTCGCAGGCATGCTGTTCACGCCCGACATGGCCTCCCTCTACGAACGGCTGACCGTCCCGGTGCTGGCGCTCTACGACGAGGACGCCTTCACCAGCTTCGAGCGTCTGCCCGATCTGCTGCGCGATTCCTCCCACTGGCAGGCCCGGCGCATCACGCCGTCGCGCGGCCTGCCGCAGTTCGAGCGTCTGGCGGACACCGTGCACGCCCTTAACCAGTTCTGGTCCGCTCAACCGCCTCTCTAG
- a CDS encoding App1 family protein yields MGDWKEVLSYVASNVEDQYDALKMNLRERLGIGPIHLLPYLGHGTPYGLHISGRILEDYHVEPAADNDTIWENLHNMYRRFRTKEIPHARVRARFRDHEEEVTADDEGIFHINMAWETPLPLNNVWHEVQLELLDYPDQHVTAMGQVIVPPPNAQFGVISDLDDTVIQTDVFNLVAMARNTFLHNSRTRLPFAGVAEFYLALQRGTANTYNPIYYVSNSPFNLYDLLMDFFEVRQIPLGPLFLTNLGLTDEHFFRADPVEHKLGAIDTILTTHPDLPFVLIGDSGEQDAAIYLEALEKYPGRIKAIYIRDVTPDREDKRVVEAMAHAADTDVDLLLVEDTVAAAVHAAEHGLIVPEALPGIRQERTEDQKEPDTLEKIVKQVSKPLSP; encoded by the coding sequence ATGGGTGATTGGAAAGAGGTCCTATCGTATGTTGCAAGCAACGTGGAAGATCAATACGATGCCTTGAAAATGAACCTGCGCGAGCGGTTAGGGATAGGTCCCATCCACCTGCTGCCCTACCTCGGTCATGGCACTCCGTACGGCCTGCACATCAGCGGGAGGATTCTGGAAGACTATCACGTGGAGCCTGCCGCCGACAACGACACAATCTGGGAAAACCTGCACAACATGTACCGCCGCTTCCGCACTAAGGAAATCCCGCACGCGCGGGTGCGGGCGCGCTTCCGCGACCATGAGGAGGAAGTCACCGCCGACGACGAAGGCATCTTCCACATTAACATGGCCTGGGAAACACCACTGCCTCTCAACAACGTGTGGCATGAGGTCCAGCTAGAACTGCTCGATTACCCCGACCAGCACGTGACCGCCATGGGACAGGTCATCGTACCGCCGCCGAACGCGCAGTTCGGCGTGATCAGCGACCTGGACGACACGGTCATCCAGACCGACGTGTTCAACCTCGTGGCGATGGCGCGCAACACCTTCCTGCACAATTCGCGCACGCGGCTGCCGTTCGCGGGCGTGGCGGAGTTCTACCTCGCGCTGCAAAGAGGCACGGCAAACACTTACAACCCGATTTACTACGTCTCGAACAGTCCCTTTAACCTGTACGACCTGCTCATGGACTTCTTCGAGGTGCGGCAGATCCCGCTTGGTCCGCTGTTTCTGACCAATCTGGGCCTGACCGACGAGCACTTCTTCCGCGCGGACCCCGTCGAGCACAAGCTGGGAGCCATCGACACCATCCTGACCACCCACCCCGACCTGCCCTTCGTGCTCATCGGCGACAGCGGCGAGCAGGACGCCGCGATTTACCTGGAAGCGTTGGAAAAGTATCCGGGACGCATCAAGGCGATCTACATCCGCGACGTTACGCCAGACCGTGAGGATAAGCGGGTGGTCGAGGCGATGGCGCACGCCGCCGACACAGACGTCGATTTGCTGCTGGTCGAGGATACGGTTGCCGCCGCCGTGCACGCCGCCGAACACGGGCTGATCGTGCCGGAAGCCCTGCCGGGCATCCGCCAGGAGCGCACTGAGGATCAAAAAGAGCCGGACACGCTGGAAAAGATCGTCAAACAGGTTTCCAAGCCGCTTTCGCCCTAG